One Desulfovibrio fairfieldensis genomic window carries:
- a CDS encoding NAD+ synthase: MKIALLQCNSVTGDVAGNQERILEAARQAAREGADLCVTPELALCGVAPGHYLRAVDFAEGCRTALRNLAEALKDGPPLLVGAPVPSVYAAGLLSNAGVLVDKGQWQVASRKVYQNMGRNSGQDDDVRYFDRGVSCGILSLGGWRLGVVLCEDAVAEDGAFWKTQYASGHNPLMELVQRGVDAVVHMAAAPYCVGAQEAGEHMLSHVAARHHIHLFSVNPAGGNDSRVYNGQSLAFDPTGQLLARGKAFAEDVLVVDTARGSGRVEELCRSAEEAGWRALTLGTRDFVRKCGAERAILGLSGGMDSALVCCIAVEALGADKVTGVLMPSPYTSEDSLTDARRLADNLGVSTVTLPIEPLMQAFEATLKPGLDLFPPYAGEVTFENVQARIRGTLLTSLANRARALVLNTGNKSEGAMGYCTLYGDAVGALGVIADLTKSQVYAVARWYNAHRGAEIIPRNVFDKAPSAELRPGQKDADSIPPYEELDPMLEELLEPAAQGRDKPMSDVCREVRDKLFRAEFKRRQEPLALHVSRVPFGAGWQAPVAGRYRLP; encoded by the coding sequence ATGAAAATCGCCTTATTGCAGTGCAACAGCGTCACCGGCGACGTGGCCGGCAATCAGGAGCGCATTCTGGAGGCCGCGCGCCAGGCCGCGCGGGAAGGGGCGGATCTGTGCGTCACGCCGGAACTGGCCCTCTGCGGCGTGGCTCCCGGCCACTATCTGCGCGCCGTTGATTTTGCCGAGGGTTGCCGCACGGCCTTGCGGAATCTGGCCGAGGCCCTGAAGGACGGGCCGCCCCTGCTGGTGGGCGCGCCGGTGCCCAGCGTCTATGCCGCCGGTCTGCTCTCCAACGCGGGCGTGCTGGTGGACAAGGGCCAGTGGCAGGTGGCTTCGCGCAAGGTCTATCAGAATATGGGCCGGAATTCGGGCCAGGACGACGATGTGCGCTATTTCGACCGCGGGGTGTCTTGCGGCATCCTGAGCCTGGGCGGCTGGCGGCTGGGCGTGGTGCTCTGCGAGGACGCCGTGGCCGAGGACGGCGCGTTCTGGAAAACCCAGTACGCCAGTGGCCACAATCCGCTCATGGAGCTGGTCCAGCGCGGGGTGGACGCCGTGGTGCACATGGCCGCCGCGCCCTATTGCGTGGGCGCGCAGGAGGCGGGCGAGCACATGCTTTCGCATGTGGCGGCCCGGCATCACATACATCTTTTTTCGGTCAATCCGGCGGGCGGCAACGACAGCCGCGTGTACAACGGCCAAAGTCTGGCCTTTGATCCCACCGGCCAGCTCCTGGCGCGCGGCAAGGCCTTTGCCGAAGACGTACTGGTGGTGGACACGGCCCGGGGGTCCGGCAGGGTGGAGGAGCTTTGCCGAAGCGCCGAGGAAGCCGGTTGGCGCGCCCTGACTTTGGGCACGCGCGACTTTGTGCGCAAGTGCGGCGCGGAACGAGCCATTTTGGGGCTTTCCGGCGGCATGGATTCGGCCCTGGTCTGCTGCATCGCGGTGGAAGCCCTGGGCGCGGACAAGGTCACCGGCGTGCTGATGCCCTCGCCGTACACCAGCGAGGATTCGCTGACCGACGCCCGTCGGCTGGCGGACAATCTGGGCGTGTCCACCGTGACCCTGCCCATTGAGCCTCTGATGCAAGCCTTTGAAGCGACGCTCAAGCCGGGCCTGGATCTTTTCCCGCCGTATGCGGGCGAGGTGACCTTTGAAAACGTGCAGGCCCGCATCCGGGGCACGCTGCTGACGTCCCTGGCGAACCGGGCCAGGGCCCTGGTGCTGAACACCGGCAACAAGAGCGAAGGGGCCATGGGCTACTGCACCCTGTACGGCGACGCCGTGGGCGCGCTGGGGGTCATCGCGGATCTGACCAAAAGCCAGGTCTATGCCGTGGCCCGCTGGTACAATGCCCACCGGGGCGCGGAGATCATCCCGCGGAACGTCTTTGACAAAGCGCCTTCCGCCGAATTGCGGCCCGGCCAGAAGGATGCGGACAGCATCCCCCCTTACGAGGAGCTGGACCCCATGCTGGAGGAACTGCTGGAGCCTGCCGCCCAGGGGCGGGACAAGCCCATGAGCGATGTCTGCCGCGAGGTACGCGACAAGCTGTTCCGGGCGGAATTCAAGCGCCGCCAGGAACCGTTGGCCCTGCACGTCAGCCGTGTGCCCTTCGGTGCGGGCTGGCAGGCGCCGGTGGCCGGGCGCTACCGGCTGCCGTAA
- a CDS encoding UbiD family decarboxylase, protein MGYANLNQCLADLEAQGQLRRVDVELDPYLELAAVQRRAFRAKAPALLFTRVKGTRFPMLANLFGTRERLRYIFRDSLRAVDAVLAAKADPAAALRRPWRSLAALPGLVRMLPRAKRNGGAPVLECNCNLADLPRLTCWPGDGGPFITLPLVYSEDPCRPGLNASNLGMYRVQLAGNAYASDEAGLHYQIHRGIGAHHANAIAGGVELPVHVYVGGPPALSVAAVMPLPEGLSELRFAGLLGGRRVELARAPELRLPVLAEADFCISGRLVPGLKPEGPFGDHVGYYSLRHDFPVLKVDAVYHRRDAVWPFTAVGRPPQEDTVFGDFIHELTAPLVPQVFQGVREVHAVDVAGVHPLLLALGSERYTPYEARRRPRELLTAALHLLGATQTALAKYVLLAAHEDAPGLCARDVPAFLRHLLERTDFSRDLHFLTRSTSDTLDYTGCGLHEGSKLIWASAGEKRRELGLELRGAPDLPEGFSEPRVAGPGLLVVRGPAHSLERGEPDPRMEELARRLEAWPEREAFPLMAVVDDAAFCAAGLDNFLWVVFTRSDPATDSYGAHAQTRAKHWSCAAPLVLDARLKPFHAPPLEEDPAVTRGVEALAAPGGPLHGYF, encoded by the coding sequence ATGGGCTACGCCAATCTGAACCAGTGCCTGGCGGATCTGGAGGCCCAAGGGCAGCTCCGGCGCGTGGATGTGGAACTGGACCCCTATCTGGAACTGGCCGCCGTGCAGCGCCGGGCATTCCGGGCCAAGGCCCCGGCTCTGCTCTTCACCAGAGTCAAGGGCACGCGTTTTCCCATGCTGGCCAATCTCTTCGGCACGCGCGAGCGTTTGCGCTATATTTTTCGGGACAGTCTGCGGGCCGTGGACGCCGTGCTGGCGGCCAAGGCCGATCCCGCGGCGGCCCTGCGGCGGCCCTGGCGTTCGCTGGCCGCGCTGCCCGGACTGGTCCGCATGCTGCCGCGCGCGAAGCGGAACGGCGGCGCTCCGGTGCTGGAGTGCAACTGCAATCTCGCCGATCTGCCGCGCCTGACCTGCTGGCCGGGCGACGGCGGACCCTTCATCACCCTGCCCCTGGTCTATAGCGAAGACCCCTGCCGCCCCGGCCTGAACGCCTCCAATCTGGGCATGTACCGGGTGCAGCTGGCGGGCAACGCCTACGCGTCCGACGAGGCGGGCCTGCATTATCAGATCCACCGGGGCATCGGCGCGCACCACGCCAATGCCATCGCCGGGGGCGTGGAACTGCCGGTGCATGTCTATGTGGGCGGCCCGCCCGCCCTCAGCGTGGCGGCGGTCATGCCCCTGCCCGAGGGACTCTCGGAACTGCGCTTCGCCGGTCTGCTGGGCGGACGCCGGGTGGAATTGGCGCGCGCCCCGGAGCTGCGTTTGCCCGTTCTGGCCGAGGCGGATTTCTGCATCAGCGGGCGTCTCGTGCCGGGCCTCAAGCCCGAGGGTCCCTTTGGGGATCATGTGGGCTACTACAGCCTGCGGCACGATTTCCCGGTGCTCAAGGTGGACGCCGTGTACCACCGGCGGGACGCGGTCTGGCCTTTTACCGCCGTGGGCCGCCCGCCGCAGGAGGATACGGTTTTCGGCGACTTCATCCACGAACTCACCGCGCCCCTGGTGCCCCAGGTTTTCCAGGGCGTGCGCGAGGTGCATGCCGTGGACGTCGCCGGGGTGCATCCTCTTTTGCTGGCCTTGGGCAGCGAGCGTTACACTCCTTACGAGGCGCGGCGCAGGCCGCGCGAACTGCTCACGGCGGCCCTGCATCTGTTGGGGGCCACCCAGACCGCCCTTGCCAAATATGTGCTGCTGGCCGCGCATGAGGACGCGCCTGGCCTGTGCGCCCGCGACGTGCCCGCTTTTCTGCGTCACCTGTTGGAGCGGACCGACTTCAGCCGCGACCTGCATTTCCTGACCCGCAGTACCAGTGATACCCTGGATTATACGGGCTGCGGCCTGCACGAGGGCTCCAAGCTGATCTGGGCCTCGGCCGGGGAAAAACGGCGCGAGCTGGGCCTGGAACTGCGCGGCGCTCCGGATCTGCCCGAGGGCTTTTCCGAGCCGCGTGTGGCCGGACCGGGCCTGCTGGTCGTGCGCGGCCCGGCGCACTCGCTGGAGCGCGGCGAACCGGACCCACGTATGGAGGAACTGGCCCGCCGCCTGGAAGCCTGGCCCGAGCGGGAGGCCTTTCCGCTGATGGCCGTGGTGGACGATGCCGCTTTCTGCGCCGCCGGGCTGGACAATTTTCTCTGGGTGGTCTTCACCCGTTCGGACCCGGCCACGGACAGCTACGGCGCGCATGCCCAGACACGCGCCAAGCACTGGTCCTGCGCCGCGCCCCTGGTTCTGGACGCCCGCCTCAAGCCCTTCCATGCCCCCCCTCTGGAAGAGGATCCGGCCGTCACGCGCGGAGTGGAAGCGCTGGCCGCGCCGGGTGGGCCTTTGCATGGATATTTTTAA
- the glpX gene encoding class II fructose-bisphosphatase: MAEAPEKNLALDIVRITEAAALASARWLGRGDKEAGDGAAVDAMRISFSTLHIDGMVVIGEGEKDNAPMLYNGEKVGMGDGPRLDVAVDPVEGTNLLAYGRPNAISVVGVAPKGSMFDPGPSYYMQKLVVAREARDVIDLDAPVRVNLDNVAKAMGKSVQDLVVFVLDKPRHQRLIEEIRAAGARIQLQTDGDVAGSLMAVDPRSEVDVMMGTGGTPEGVLAACAIKGMGGQILARLDPQSYVEKEAINETGIDLREVLTVNDLVRSDDCFFAATGISGGDFLRGVRYSARHAVTHSLVLRGKTGTLRYVESYHNMDRLSKFSAVRY, encoded by the coding sequence ATGGCGGAAGCACCGGAGAAAAATCTGGCCCTTGATATTGTACGCATCACCGAGGCCGCGGCCCTGGCATCAGCCCGCTGGCTTGGCCGCGGCGACAAGGAGGCCGGGGACGGCGCGGCTGTGGACGCCATGCGCATCAGTTTTTCCACCCTGCACATCGACGGCATGGTGGTCATCGGCGAGGGTGAGAAAGATAACGCGCCCATGCTCTACAACGGCGAAAAGGTGGGCATGGGCGACGGTCCGCGTCTGGACGTGGCCGTGGACCCGGTGGAAGGCACCAATCTGCTGGCCTACGGGCGGCCCAACGCCATTTCCGTGGTGGGCGTGGCCCCCAAGGGCAGCATGTTCGATCCCGGTCCCAGTTACTATATGCAGAAGCTGGTGGTGGCGCGCGAGGCGCGCGACGTTATCGACCTGGACGCGCCGGTCAGGGTCAACCTGGACAATGTGGCCAAAGCCATGGGCAAGAGCGTGCAGGATCTGGTGGTCTTTGTGCTGGACAAGCCGCGTCACCAGCGCCTGATCGAGGAAATCCGCGCCGCCGGGGCGCGCATCCAGTTGCAGACCGACGGCGACGTGGCCGGATCGTTGATGGCTGTGGACCCGCGTTCCGAAGTGGACGTGATGATGGGCACGGGCGGCACTCCGGAAGGCGTGCTGGCCGCCTGCGCCATCAAGGGCATGGGCGGGCAGATTCTGGCCCGGCTGGACCCGCAGTCCTATGTGGAAAAAGAGGCTATCAACGAGACCGGTATAGATCTGCGCGAAGTGCTCACGGTCAATGACCTGGTGCGCAGCGACGACTGTTTCTTCGCCGCCACGGGCATTTCCGGCGGCGACTTTTTACGCGGCGTGCGCTACAGCGCCCGCCACGCGGTGACTCATTCGCTGGTTTTGCGCGGCAAAACCGGCACACTGCGGTATGTGGAGTCCTATCACAATATGGACAGACTCTCTAAATTTAGTGCGGTTCGGTATTGA